The Desulfurellaceae bacterium genome has a segment encoding these proteins:
- a CDS encoding CoA transferase, whose translation MLDNSRVLDLTNERGLLCGQILGDLGADVIKLEPPGGSSARR comes from the coding sequence ATGCTAGACAACTCCCGCGTCCTTGACCTGACCAATGAGCGCGGCCTGTTGTGCGGCCAGATTCTGGGTGACCTGGGCGCCGATGTCATAAAGCTTGAGCCGCCGGGTGGCTCCTCAGCCCGGCG